One part of the Lotus japonicus ecotype B-129 chromosome 2, LjGifu_v1.2 genome encodes these proteins:
- the LOC130735261 gene encoding F-box/kelch-repeat protein SKIP30-like, which yields MSGLIEGLPDDVAIRCLARVPFFFHPNLKLVSRSWNTAIHSPELFKARQEVGSSEELLCVYGSYPHRLWQMYDPLRDLWVTLPFIPSKMEDLSDFGAVSTAGKLFVIGGARDRVTDEVWSYDPVVRQWACRASMLVPRYDFACCVLNGKIVVAGGITSRGESTYQAEMYDPEKDIWIAMPNLHPVYNSACSGLMIGGKMDVLHNHMSTVQVLDNAGTQWIVEECGWDQQPKAVVQGAVYVLSRLGIYRQKKDGKIVEAAVCKYGKRTRFAMIGLGEDLYVIGGLSRDDGPVRPLSDVNVFMLGNESPTWRQAAPMTRCRGPIHGCTLLRI from the coding sequence ATGTCTGGACTTATTGAAGGACTTCCTGACGATGTTGCAATTAGGTGCCTTGCACGCGTTCCCTTCTTCTTCCACCCCAATTTAAAGCTTGTCTCTCGATCTTGGAATACTGCCATTCATAGCCCTGAACTATTTAAAGCTCGGCAGGAGGTGGGCTCATCTGAGGAGCTGCTTTGTGTCTATGGTTCTTATCCACATAGGTTATGGCAGATGTATGATCCTTTAAGAGATCTCTGGGTTACACTTCCCTTTATTCCCTCAAAGATGGAAGATCTTTCAGACTTTGGTGCTGTTTCCACTGCTGGAAAGTTGTTTGTGATTGGTGGTGCAAGGGATCGTGTAACCGATGAAGTCTGGTCATATGACCCTGTTGTCCGGCAGTGGGCCTGTCGGGCTTCAATGCTTGTTCCACGTTATGATTTTGCATGCTGTGTTCTTAATGGGAAAATTGTTGTGGCTGGGGGTATCACTAGCCGTGGAGAATCAACATATCAAGCTGAAATGTATGACCCTGAGAAGGATATTTGGATCGCGATGCCTAATCTTCATCCTGTTTATAATTCCGCCTGTTCGGGATTAATGATTGGTGGAAAGATGGATGTCCTGCACAATCATATGTCAACAGTTCAAGTTTTAGACAATGCAGGTACTCAGTGGATTGTTGAGGAGTGTGGGTGGGACCAACAACCAAAGGCTGTTGTCCAGGGTGCAGTTTATGTGTTGAGCCGACTGGGTATCTACAGGCAGAAGAAAGACGGGAAAATTGTTGAAGCTGCAGTATGTAAGTATGGAAAAAGAACTCGGTTTGCAATGATTGGCCTAGGTGAGGATTTATATGTGATTGGTGGCCTCTCTCGCGATGACGGCCCCGTGAGGCCATTATCCGATGTTAATGTTTTCATGCTTGGGAATGAGAGTCCCACTTGGCGCCAGGCAGCTCCAATGACACGGTGTCGTGGTCCAATTCATGGTTGTACACTGCTTAGAATTTAG